The following coding sequences are from one Triticum dicoccoides isolate Atlit2015 ecotype Zavitan chromosome 4A, WEW_v2.0, whole genome shotgun sequence window:
- the LOC119286719 gene encoding flowering locus K homology domain-like — protein MDEENFTEHGIGELPQNLYDEEQLNSFNNTAQYNEEPGGNSYNEEPGNQYDEGAGDAYNEVQANLLSEEPETQYNDEPANAYQEENAYNGEVKQQENLQVEGGDKRWPGWPGDSVFRILVPSQKVGAIIGRKGEFIKRMCEESKARIKILDGPPGVTERAVIISAKDEPDEPISPAMDGLLKIHKRITDGSDGESGQLQRGASNVGPTRLLVPASQAGSLIGKQGATIKSIQDSSKSVVRIVENVPPVALNDDRVVEIQGEPLGVHKAVELIASHLRKFLVDHSVLPLFEQQMKMHSVQREQPMAAPQHWAPTQPWVPPPSLPPGGPGYGGNPQFMPPRPQDNYYPRPDVPPMEKQPHYGISAYGREAPPSGTSGNQPPLHVASQVHNMQIPLSYADAVIGAAGASISYIRRHSGAAVTIQESRGAPGEMTVEIIGSASQVQTAQQLIQNFMAEAAPQTRPPASNPPAPPVDPSYSSYPPPPYGAPPTGAGGPAPHNGGGYGGGSYHPSYGY, from the exons ATGGATGAAGAGAATTTCACGGAACATGGCATTGGTGAACTACCTCAAAATCTTTACGACGAAGAACAGCTGAACTCTTTCAACAATACGGCGCAGTATAATGAAGAGCCTGGTGGTAACTCATACAACGAAGAGCCTGGAAACCAATATGACGAAGGAGCTGGGGATGCATACAACGAGGTGCAAGCAAATTTGCTCAGCGAAGAACCAGAAACTCAGTACAATGATGAACCAGCAAACGCTTACCAGGAAGAGAATGCATACAATGGGGAAGTGAAGCAGCAGGAAAATTTGCAGGTAGAGGGGGGTGATAAGAGGTGGCCAGGTTGGCCAGGAGATAGCGTTTTCCGTATACTGGTCCCATCCCAGAAGGTTGGTGCTATCATTGGCCGCAAAGGGGAGTTTATCAAAAGGATGTGCGAGGAGTCTAAAGCTCGCATAAAAATACTAGATGGCCCACCTGGTGTAACAGAACGAGCA GTAATAATTTCAGCAAAGGATGAGCCAGATGAACCGATATCTCCAGCTATGGATggcttgcttaaaattcataagcgGATAACTGATGGTTCAGATGGTGAATCTGGTCAGCTCCAACGGGGTGCTAGTAATGTAGGACCAACACGACTGCTAGTGCCAGCTTCCCAAGCTGGCAGCCTTATTGGGAAGCAAGGAGCAACCATTAAATCCATCCAAGATTCTTCAAAGTCAGTTGTCCGGATTGTTG AAAATGTGCCCCCTGTTGCACTAAATGACGATAGAGTTGTGGAGATACAAGGCGAGCCTCTTGGTGTCCACAAAGCAGTGGAGTTGATAGCAAGTCACTTGAGAAAATTTCTTGTTGACCACAGCGTTCTCCCACTATTTGAACAGCAA ATGAAAATGCACAGTGTGCAGAGAGAGCAGCCCATGGCAGCCCCACAGCATTGGGCGCCTACTCAAccctgggttcctcctccaagtctccCTCCTGGTGGTCCAGGTTATGGTGGAAATCCACAGTTCATGCCTCCAAGGCCACAAGACAACTATTATCCCCGTCCAGATGTGCCGCCTATGGAAAAGCAGCCGCACTATGGCATTTCTGCATATGGACGTGAGGCACCACCAAGTGGTACTTCAGGCAATCAACCACCACTGCATGTGGCCTCTCAG GTACATAACATGCAAATTCCTCTCTCCTATGCTGATGCTGTGATTGGGGCGGCTGGTGCTAGTATCAGCTATATCCGTAGGCACAGTGGTGCAGCAGTAACTATTCAAGAAAGCAGAGGCGCACCTGGAGAGATGACTGTGGAGATAATTGGAAGCGCATCCCAAGTTCAAACTGCCCAGCAACTGATCCAG AATTTCATGGCGGAAGCTGCTCCACAAACCCGGCCACCGGCTTCCAACCCTCCTGCTCCGCCAGTCGATCCGAGTTACAGCTCTTACCCGCCGCCACCATATGGGGCTCCTCCCACAGGTGCAGGAGGCCCTGCTCCTCACAATGGCGGAGGCTACGGTGGCGGCTCCTACCATCCCAGCTATGGATACTAG